In Myotis daubentonii chromosome 6, mMyoDau2.1, whole genome shotgun sequence, a genomic segment contains:
- the USP49 gene encoding ubiquitin carboxyl-terminal hydrolase 49: MDRCKHVGRLRLAQDHSILNPQKWCCRECATTESVWACLKCSHVACGRYIEDHALKHFEETGHPLAMEVRDLYVFCYLCKDYVLNDNPEGDLKLLRSALLAVRGQKQDLPGRRGRTLRSMASGEDTSPPPRTPQGQPQMLTALWYRRQRLLAKTLRLWFEKSSRGQARLEEQRREEALERKKEAARQRRLEVKRRLLEELASAPPRKSARLLLHAPRASAQRPAARRRPPRRAPAVAPGVTGLRNLGNTCYMNSILQVLSHLQKFRECFLNLDPSKTEQLFNRAANGKASLAGRLASSSATELSPRSHRAESCERDGLFWNGGASITKSLELIQNKEPGSKHISLCHELHTLFRVMWSGKWALVSPFAMLHSVWSLIPAFRGYDQQDAQEFLCELLHKVQQELESEGTTRRILIPFSQRKLTKQVLKVVNTIFHGQLLSQVTCISCNYKSNTIEPFWDLSLEFPERYHCIEKGLVPLNQTECLLTEMLAKFTETEALEGRVYACDQCNSKRRKSNPKPLVLSEARKQLMIYRLPQVLRLHLKRFRWSGRNHREKIGVHVVFDQVLTMEPYCCRDMLSSLDKETFAYDLSAVVMHHGKGFGSGHYTAYCYNTEGGFWVHCNDSKLNVCNVEDVCKTQAYILFYTQRTVQGHAKTPETHLQAQVQPSNNREGRPRTFP, translated from the exons ATGGATAGATGCAAACATGTAGGGCGGTTGCGGCTGGCCCAGGACCACTCCATCCTGAACCCTCAGAAGTGGTGCTGTAGGGAGTGCGCCACCACCGAGTCGGTGTGGGCTTGTCTCAAGTGCTCGCACGTGGCCTGCGGTCGCTACATTGAGGACCACGCCCTGAAACACTTCGAAGAGACTGGACACCCACTAGCCATGGAGGTCCGGGATCTCTATGTGTTCTGTTACCTGTGCAAGGACTACGTGCTCAATGATAACCCGGAgggggacctgaagctgctgAGAAGCGCTCTCCTGGCGGTCAGGGGCCAGAAGCAGGACCTGCCGGGGAGGCGAGGTCGGACTCTGCGGTCCATGGCCTCGGGCGAGGACACGTCCCCGCCGCCACGCACTCCTCAGGGACAGCCGCAGATGCTCACGGCTCTGTGGTACCGGCGCCAGCGCCTGCTGGCCAAGACGCTGCGGCTCTGGTTTGAGAAGAGCTCCCGCGGCCAGGCAAGACTGGAGGAGCAGCGGCGGGAGGAGGCCCTGGAGCGCAAGAAGGAGGCGGCGAGGCAGCGGCGGCTCGAGGTCAAGCGGCGGCTGCTGGAGGAGCTGGCCAGCGCCCCTCCGCGCAAGAGCGCACGCCTGCTGCTGCACGCGCCCCGCGCCTCTGCCCAGCGCCCCGCCGCCCGGAGGCGGCCCCCACGCCGGGCACCGGCGGTGGCTCCGGGCGTCACCGGCCTGCGCAACCTGGGCAACACCTGCTACATGAACTCCATCCTGCAGGTGCTCAGCCACCTCCAGAAGTTCCGAGAGTGTTTCCTGAACCTCGACCCTTCCAAAACGGAACAGCTCTTTAACAGAGCCGCCAACGGGAAGGCCTCGCTCGCGGGCAGGCTGGCCAGCAGCTCAGCCACCGAGCTGTCGCCAAGGAGCCACAGGGCTGAGTCTTGCGAGCGGGATGGTCTCTTCTGGAATGGCGGCGCCTCCATCACCAAGAGCCTCGAACTCATCCAGAACAAGGAGCCCGGCTCAAAGCACATCTCCCTCTGCCATGAACTGCACACCCTTTTCCGCGTCATGTGGTCCGGGAAGTGGGCCCTGGTGTCACCCTTCGCCATGCTTCACTCCGTGTGGAGTCTGATCCCTGCCTTCCGCGGCTACGACCAGCAGGACGCTCAGGAGTTTCTCTGCGAGCTGTTGCACAAAGTGCAGCAGGAACTCGAGTCGGAGGGCACAACGCGCCGGATCCTCATCCCCTTCTCCCAGAGGAAGCTCACCAAACAGGTCTTAAAGGTGGTGAACACCATATTCCACGGGCAGCTACTCAGTCAG GTCACATGTATATCATGCAATTACAAATCCAACACCATTGAGCCCTTTTGGGATCTGTCCCTGGAGTTCCCTGAACGCTATCACTGCATAGAAAAGGGGCTTGTCCCTTTGAATCAGACAGAGTGCCTGCTCACTGAGATGCTGGCCAAGTTCACAGAGACAGAGGCCCTGGAAGGGAGAGTCTACGCTTGTGACCAGTGTAACA GCAAACGACGAAAATCCAATCCAAAACCCCTTGTTCTGAGTGAAGCTAGAAAGCAGTTAATGATCTACAGACTACCTCAGGTCCTCCGGCTGCACCTTAAAAGATTCAG GTGGTCTGGCCGTAATCACCGAGAGAAGATTGGGGTCCATGTCGTCTTTGACCAGGTATTAACCATGGAACCTTACTGCTGCAGGGACATGCTCTCCTCTCTTGACAAAGAGACCTTTGCCTATGATCTCTCCGCAGTGGTCATGCATCACGGGAAAGGGTTTGGCTCAGGACACTACACAGCCTATTGCTACAACACAGAGGGAG GTTTTTGGGTCCACTGCAATGACTCAAAGCTGAATGTATGCAATGTCGAGGACGTGTGCAAAACTCAAGCCTACATCCTCTTTTACACTCAAAGAACAGTTCAGGGCCATGCAAAAACCCCCGAAACCCACCTCCAAGCTCAGGTGCAGCCCAGCAACAACCGCGAGGGCAGACCACGGACCTTCCCCTGA